A single genomic interval of Hoplias malabaricus isolate fHopMal1 chromosome 7, fHopMal1.hap1, whole genome shotgun sequence harbors:
- the ccr6a gene encoding C-C chemokine receptor type 6a yields the protein MNETFDIYADTEEPCSVQGNHKVQYFLQVYVHSLICILGFVGNTLVIITYAFYKRTKSMTDVYLLNVAIADILFVVALPLIIFSEQNDWALGTWSCKLLRGIYSINVYSGMLLLACISLDRYLAIVQARRSFRLRSRTLGYSYLICGVVWSMAFFLTLPTFIFYARYKIGGFIGDYGFFGNELSDNRTVMISDDWSSPAPDILRFQEEKQHVCYLHFEENDTARSMKLLLPSSQVAVGFCLPLLIMGFCYSQVVVTLLHAKNFQRHKAVRVVLTVVLVFVTCHLPYNAALLYDTITMFSLKDCDEVQSMQLVLILTESLAYLHCCLNPLLYAFVGVNFRNHFRKIVEDAWCLGKRYMGARRTSRVTSEGYLSSRRSVDGSTHENVTSFTM from the coding sequence ATGAATGAGACATTTGACATCTACGCTGATACAGAGGAGCCCTGTTCTGTTCAGGGAAACCACAAAGTTCAGTACTTCCTGCAGGTCTACGTCCATTCCTTGATCTGCATCCTGGGCTTCGTGGGCAACACCCTGGTCATCATCACGTACGCCTTCTACAAGCGGACCAAGTCCATGACAGACGTTTACCTGCTGAACGTAGCCATAGCGGACATCCTGTTTGTCGTGGCACTGCCATTGATCATCTTCAGTGAGCAGAATGACTGGGCTTTAGGGACGTGGTCTTGCAAGCTGCTGCGTGGCATCTACAGCATCAACGTTTACAGTGGCATGCTCCTCCTGGCCTGTATAAGCCTAGACCGCTACTTGGCCATCGTCCAGGCCCGCAGGTCCTTCAGGCTCCGCTCCAGAACGCTTGGGTACAGCTACCTGAtctgtggtgtggtctggtccaTGGCCTTCTTCTTGACTTTGCCCACCTTTATCTTCTATGCGCGCTACAAGATCGGGGGTTTCATTGGAGACTATGGCTTTTTCGGCAATGAACTGAGTGACAATCGTACTGTTATGATAAGTGACGATTGGAGCTCCCCTGCCCCGGATATCTTAAGGTTTCAAGAAGAGAAACAGCATGTGTGCTACTTGCACTTCGAAGAGAATGATACTGCTCGGAGCATGAAGCTTCTGTTGCCCAGCTCTCAGGTGGCAGTTGGCTTTTGCTTGCCGCTGCTCATCATGGGCTTCTGCTACTCGCAAGTGGTCGTAACTCTTCTTCATGCCAAGAACTTCCAGAGGCACAAGGCCGTTCGTGTGGTGCTGACTGTGGTGCTGGTCTTCGTGACCTGCCACCTACCATATAATGCAGCTCTGCTCTACGACACGATCACCATGTTCTCCCTAAAGGATTGTGACGAGGTGCAGAGCATGCAGCTTGTGCTAATCCTCACCGAGAGCCTGGCCTACCTGCACTGCTGCCTCAACCCCCTGCTCTATGCCTTTGTCGGCGTCAATTTCAGGAACCACTTCCGAAAGATTGTGGAGGATGCCTGGTGCCTGGGGAAGAGGTACATGGGGGCCAGGCGCACCTCTCGTGTCACTTCAGAGGGCTATCTGTCCTCCAGGAGGTCTGTGGATGGCTCCACGCATGAGAACGTCACCTCCTTCACCATGTGA